In Paenibacillus dendritiformis, the DNA window TCGGCCAGCGCCGTGGCGAGCACGACCTTGCGCCCGCCGTCCGTCCCGGGCGCGATCGCGGCGTCCTGCGCTTCGGCCGAGAGCTGGCCGAACAGCGGGGCGATCCGCACCCGCCCGTCCATGCCTTGCGAGCGCAGCTCCGCATGAAGCGCCTCCTCCGTGCGGCGAATCTCGCCCGCGCCGGGCAGGAACGCCATGAGGTCGCCGTCATGGCGCTGGAGCGCCGAGGCGATCGTGCGGGCGACCGCCCGTTCAAGCGGCACGCTCTCCGGCTGCGGAGCATAATGCGTATCCACCGGATACGTCCGCCCCGGGCTATGGATGACGGGCACGCCGCCCAGCAGGTTGGCGACCGGCTCGGCCTCCAGCGTGGCGGACATGACGAGGATCCGCAGATCGCCGCGCAGCAGCGCTTGCGATTCGAGCGCCAGCGCCAGGCCGAGATCGGCGTCCAGATGCCGCTCATGGAACTCATCGAAAATGAGCAGGCCCACGCCCTCCAACGCCGGGTCGTCCTGCAGCATCCGGGTCAGGACCCCTTCCGTGATCACTTCCACCCGCGTCGCGGCGCTCACCTTCGTATCGAGGCGGACCCGGTAACCCACGGTCTGGCCGGGCTTCTCCCCCCTGGCCCGCGCCATATAGCGGGCCGCCGAACGGGCAGCCAGCCGCCGCGGCTCCAGCATCACGATGCGCTGGCCGCGAAGCCAGGGCTCGTCCAGCAGCGCCAACGGCACGCGCGTCGTCTTGCCCGCTCCCGGCTCGGCGACGAGCACCGCACCCCTGCCGTCGTGAAGAGCCTCCTTCAGCGCAGGCAGGGCATTCTCTATCGGCAATAGCTTCTGTTGCTCCACCATTCTCATTCCTTCACTCCAAACTCCATGTCTGATTCCATTCACGGCCGCGTCCGTCGGCGCCGCGGCCGCTGCAGGAGACGGCGCATGAGGCCGATTCCTGCAGCGGGGCTGTGCACGACAGTTCGGGTCCCAGACCCGTCTTCCCTTCGTCCATCAAAGATGAGAGACGGCTATCCCTTATATTCCGATCTCAGCATAGACATAATCGAGAGCGATTCAAAATGTTCTCCGTTGAACAGGCAGTCCCGCAATGTCCCTTCATGGACGAAGCCGACCGCTTCATAGACGCGGCGCGCGCGGCCGTTCCCTTCCTTGACATCGAGCCAAATGCGGTGCGCTTCCGTCTGCTCCCAGATCCATCGCACGATCAGACGCATCGCCTCGGTCCCGTACCCCCGGCCCTTCTCCTTCAGCGCGATGCGTTGGATGCATACCGATCGGTTCGGATCCGTCAACCCCGTCACAATCATGTACCCCGCCGGAGCGCCCTGCTTGCCGATGATTACGGCATGGAGCACGCCTTCTTCGGTCAGGGCGGCCCGATGGCGCTCCGCGGTCCATTGCCCGATGAACGGACGATTGTCCGGGTCGTTCTCGATCTCCCGGACGAAGGCCAGATCCCGCTCGTCCGTCGTCCGCAGCTCCAGCTTGGGCGATCGAATGATGGTTCCCTTGTTCATTCTTCCTCATCCTTTCACGAACCAGGCCTCGTAGAGGCGGCCGATTCCGTCTTCAATCTGCTGCTCGCTGACGCCTCCGAAGCCGAGCAGCAGGGTGGGAGCCTCGGTGCCCTCGCCTTCCCCCCAATAGTTCGAAGTCGGGTACACCTTCACTCCGACACGGGCCGCCGCCTGCAGCAGCTCCGCTTCCGTCATGCCATTGCCGGCGCGAAGCAGCACATGAAGGCCGGAATCTTGCCCGATGACCCGAACCTGCCCGCCCATCGTGCGCTTGACGGCAGCCAGCAGGGCCGCATGCTTTTTGCGGTAAATTTTGCGGATTTTCCGGACATGCCGATCCCAGTGCCCTTCCTCCATGAACCGCTCCAGCGTCAGTTGATGCAGCTTGGACGCGGTCTGCTCATACACGGCAAACTCGCTCCGGTACCGTTCCAGCAGCGCCGGCGGCAGCACCATATAGCTGACGCGGATGGACGGCAGCAGCGACTTGGAGAAGGTGCCCATATAGATCACCCTCCCCCCCGAATCCAGTCCTTGCAGCGCCGGAATCGGCTTCGCGTGATACCGGAATTCGCCATCATAGTCATCCTCGATGATGAGGCCGTCCCGCTCCTCCGCCCACTGCAGCAGCCGCAGCCGCTTCGCCACCGGCATGACCATGCCGCATGGGAACTGATGGGACGGCGTAATATAGACCGCTTCCGCGCCGCTCGCCTTCAGCAGATCGACGTTCAAGCCGTCCCGCTCCATCGGAACGGAGACAAGGCGCAGCCCGTGGTTGCGGAAGATCGCCCAGGCGCCGTCATAGCCCGGATTCTCGATCGCGATCGTTCGGCGTTCGCGGCCGATCATCTGGCTGATCAGCATCAGAAGCTGCTGAATGCCTGCCCCGATGACGACCTGCTCCGGTTCGCAGACCACTCCCCGCGACCGGCGTACATAAGCGGCAATCTGCTTCCGAAGCCCGGGCTCGCCCTGCCGCTCCCCGTATTGCAAGGCATCGACGGGCATCAGCCGCCACACGTCGTTCGACAGCTTGCGCCAGAGCGGGAGCGGAAAGCCGCGGGCATCGATATTGCCATGCCGGAAATCAATCTCATAATCCATGGCAGCGGCCGGATCGGCTGGCGGCGGCGCATCCCGATGGCGGCTTGGCGGAGGCAGCTCTCCGTCGCCCTCCAGCTCGCAGACGAACAAGCCCGCCCGGGGGCGGCTGTCCGCATAGCCTTCCGCCTGCAGCTGCTGATAGGCGGCCTCCACGGTGTTGCGGCTAAGATGCAGGCTCTCCGCGAGCAGCCGAATCGAAGGCAGCCTCGTCCCGGACGGAATGGCGCCGCTCAAAATCTGCCGCTTCATATACCGGTAGATCTGCTTGTATTTGGCTTCCCCCAACTGCTCGTCAATGTATGGAACCAGGTCCACCGTTAGCGCCCTCCTTCTGTACCCATCAATAACTGCAAATCTGTCACTTATCATCAGGACAGTGATTGCCTATGATTATAGCAAACTTTGCAAGCTTTGATTACCTGTAGAAAGGAACATCGTTGATGAGCATGTGGTTCAGTTATTTGCTGCTTGGCATTTCACTGTCGGCCCCGGTCGGCCCGGTAAATGTGGCGCAGATTAAAGCCGGCCTGAGAGGAGGGTTCTGGAACGCCTGGTGCGTCGGCATCGGCGCGATGTGCGCCGACGTCGTGTTCATGCTGCTGATTTATTTTGGGGCAGCCGCCTATGTAACGACGCCGCTGGCGAAGCTGATCATCTGGCTT includes these proteins:
- a CDS encoding GNAT family N-acetyltransferase, producing the protein MNKGTIIRSPKLELRTTDERDLAFVREIENDPDNRPFIGQWTAERHRAALTEEGVLHAVIIGKQGAPAGYMIVTGLTDPNRSVCIQRIALKEKGRGYGTEAMRLIVRWIWEQTEAHRIWLDVKEGNGRARRVYEAVGFVHEGTLRDCLFNGEHFESLSIMSMLRSEYKG
- a CDS encoding PLP-dependent aminotransferase family protein — protein: MISDRFAVIDGYRRRALTVDLVPYIDEQLGEAKYKQIYRYMKRQILSGAIPSGTRLPSIRLLAESLHLSRNTVEAAYQQLQAEGYADSRPRAGLFVCELEGDGELPPPSRHRDAPPPADPAAAMDYEIDFRHGNIDARGFPLPLWRKLSNDVWRLMPVDALQYGERQGEPGLRKQIAAYVRRSRGVVCEPEQVVIGAGIQQLLMLISQMIGRERRTIAIENPGYDGAWAIFRNHGLRLVSVPMERDGLNVDLLKASGAEAVYITPSHQFPCGMVMPVAKRLRLLQWAEERDGLIIEDDYDGEFRYHAKPIPALQGLDSGGRVIYMGTFSKSLLPSIRVSYMVLPPALLERYRSEFAVYEQTASKLHQLTLERFMEEGHWDRHVRKIRKIYRKKHAALLAAVKRTMGGQVRVIGQDSGLHVLLRAGNGMTEAELLQAAARVGVKVYPTSNYWGEGEGTEAPTLLLGFGGVSEQQIEDGIGRLYEAWFVKG